The sequence below is a genomic window from Sinorhizobium terangae.
CGCGATGTCGAAGATTTCCGGGCCGATCCCATCCGCTTCTTTCGCGGCCTCTCCGATCGGAAGCTCCGGATCATCGGCCGTATCCTCTATCCGTTCGGGTGACTGACGTGAGCCTTCTCTCCATACATATGCGTGTCGTAGCCGCCCTTCTCGTCCGGGAAATGGCGACGCGCTTCGGCTCGAAGCCCGGCGGCTACATCTGGGCGCTCCTCGACCCGGCAGCGCATATCTTCCTGATGACGCTGATTTTCCGGGCGATCGCCCGCACGCCGGCGCTCGGCACTAGCTTCGCGCTCTTCTTCGCCACCGGCTACATCGCCTTCCAGTTCTACCAGGCCATGACGAGTTACCTGAACAGCGCGGTCCGCGCCAACAAGGCGCTGCTCAGCTATCCGAACGTCGCGCCGATCGATACGATCGTCGCGCGCTTCATCCTTCAGGTCTGCACCACGACGCTGGTCGCCGTCATCGTGCTCGGCACCATTGTCGCGACCATGCGAGTGGATACCAATCTCCATTGGCCTGCGATCCTGGAAGCGGGGGCGATGGCATGCCTTTTCGGCCTTGGCGTGGCGATGATCAATGCAGTGCTCTTCCTCAAATATCCGCTCTACGAGCAGGTGTTCGGCATCGTCAACCGGCCGCTCTTCCTGATCTCCGGTGTCTTCTTCCTGCCCGATTCGATTCCGGCGCCCTATCGCGATCTCGTGCTCGTCAACCCGCTCGTCCACATCATCATGGGCTTCCGCCAGGGCTTCTATCCGGAATATCGCGCCGTCGGCCTCGACATGAATTACCTTTACGGAATCGCATTTCTGACATTGTTTGTCGGAATGCTTGTGTTCACCCTTTCCCGAAAGACGCTGAGAAACGAATGATCCGGTTCGAGCAGGCGACGAAATACGCCCGCACCAAGGGCATCAAGAAGCCGATCATCGAGGACGCCTCCTTGACCCTCAACCGGGGCAAAAGCGTCGGCCTGCTCGGCCGCAACGGCGCCGGCAAATCGACGCTGCTCAGGCTGATCGCCGGCGCGATCAAACTCGACCGCGGCCGAATCATCCGTCGCGGCAAGATCTCCTGGCCGCTGGGCTTCGCGGGCAGTTTCCAGGGTTCGATGACGGGCGAACAGAACGTGCGATTCGTCGCCCGCATCTACGGCGTCGATACCGAGGCGCTGATCGCCTATGTCGAGGATTTCGCCGAGCTCGGCCCCTTCTTCCGGGCCCCGGTCGGCACCTATTCCTCCGGCATGAAGGCGCGGCTTGCCTTCGGCTTGAGCATGGGCGTCAACTTCGACTATTATCTCGTCGACGAAATCACCGCCGTTGGTGACTCAAATTTTAAGAAAAAGTGCCAAGCTGTCTTCGAGACCAAGCTCCAGGATTCCGACGTGATCATGGTCTCGCACAGCACCGGTACGATCCGCGACTATTGCGACTGCGGCGTCGTGCTGGAAAACGGCAAGCTGACTTATTATGAAGATGTCGAAGACGCGATCCGCGCGCACGACAGAAATATGAGGGGAAATTAAATGGCTGTCAGCAAGGACGCGGCGGCGAACAGGTTCGGAACTGCTCACGCCGAGAAGGATGATGCGACCGCCAAGGGGGATGCCAAGAGCAAGGGCATTGCCATTCTTGAAGGGCTGCTCGGGCGAGAGAGTGCGTCTGTTATCCCCCTGCGGGAGCGGCAAGACAAGTTCGAGCCGGTTGAAAAGCAGGATTGGAGGCCCGCCTGGCTGAGGAAGCTGCGCCTGCGCCACACGATCATAGGCGCCTCCTTCCTTGGGCTCGTCGCCCTGCCCGCCACGCTCGCGTCGCTTTACATGGCCTTCATCGCCGCCGACCAGTATCACAGCACGACATCTTTCGCCGTGCGCAGCATCGAGGGCGGCGTTTCGACCGATATCCTCGGCATGTTCACCCAGGCCTCCGGCGGCAGCACCGTATCGGACAGCTATATCCTCATGGATTACATCCTGAGCGAACGCATGGCCGCGGACGCCGACCGCAGGTTCAAGCTGGAGAACATATACGCTACCCGTGGAGTCGACTATTTCTATGGCATCGGCTCCGACCTGCCGATCGAGGACAAGCTCGCCTATTGGCGCGACATGGTTAGCGTCAACTTTGACCATGCGTCCGGCATCATGCAGGTGACGGTCAAGGCCTTCGACCCCAAGCAGTCGCAGGAAATCGCGCAATTCATCGTCGACCAGAGCGACAATCTCGTGAATAGCCTCTCGCTTTCCGCGCGCAACGACGTGCTGAGGGCCGCGCAGGACGAGGTTCTGGCGGGCGAGGCGCGGCTTTCAAAGGCGCGCGCGGCGCTCCGCGTTTACCGCGACAAATCACAGGAGATCAGCCCGGAGGAAGGGGCGAAGCTCGCCGTGCAACTGATCGGCGGCCTGGAGGAAGAACTGACGAAGCTCAATGCCGACCTTGCCGCGGCCAAGAGCCAGATGAGCGAGGGCACGCCGCGCATCCGCGTTTTGAAAACGCGCATTGAGAGCCTGGAACAACAAATCGCCGTCGAGCGCCAGCGCCTCGGCACGGGCGAAAGAAAGACCGCAGCGGACGATCCCAATGCCCCCGACGTCGCCGGCCGTATCGCCGAGTTC
It includes:
- a CDS encoding ABC transporter permease; this encodes MRVVAALLVREMATRFGSKPGGYIWALLDPAAHIFLMTLIFRAIARTPALGTSFALFFATGYIAFQFYQAMTSYLNSAVRANKALLSYPNVAPIDTIVARFILQVCTTTLVAVIVLGTIVATMRVDTNLHWPAILEAGAMACLFGLGVAMINAVLFLKYPLYEQVFGIVNRPLFLISGVFFLPDSIPAPYRDLVLVNPLVHIIMGFRQGFYPEYRAVGLDMNYLYGIAFLTLFVGMLVFTLSRKTLRNE
- a CDS encoding ABC transporter ATP-binding protein, with protein sequence MIRFEQATKYARTKGIKKPIIEDASLTLNRGKSVGLLGRNGAGKSTLLRLIAGAIKLDRGRIIRRGKISWPLGFAGSFQGSMTGEQNVRFVARIYGVDTEALIAYVEDFAELGPFFRAPVGTYSSGMKARLAFGLSMGVNFDYYLVDEITAVGDSNFKKKCQAVFETKLQDSDVIMVSHSTGTIRDYCDCGVVLENGKLTYYEDVEDAIRAHDRNMRGN
- a CDS encoding RkpR, polysaccharide export protein; this encodes MAVSKDAAANRFGTAHAEKDDATAKGDAKSKGIAILEGLLGRESASVIPLRERQDKFEPVEKQDWRPAWLRKLRLRHTIIGASFLGLVALPATLASLYMAFIAADQYHSTTSFAVRSIEGGVSTDILGMFTQASGGSTVSDSYILMDYILSERMAADADRRFKLENIYATRGVDYFYGIGSDLPIEDKLAYWRDMVSVNFDHASGIMQVTVKAFDPKQSQEIAQFIVDQSDNLVNSLSLSARNDVLRAAQDEVLAGEARLSKARAALRVYRDKSQEISPEEGAKLAVQLIGGLEEELTKLNADLAAAKSQMSEGTPRIRVLKTRIESLEQQIAVERQRLGTGERKTAADDPNAPDVAGRIAEFEELETEREFAERAYTAALGSLEKARIEANNRQRYLALFIEPTLSELAQYPSRLLNALLVTLGLLFAWGIGVMSYYNIRDRA